DNA sequence from the Nocardia sp. BMG111209 genome:
CCGGTGATCGGCGCCTGCGGAGGGCGGCGTGCGCAGGTCACGACGGTCGCCCCGGCCTCCAGGAAGACCCGGCTGATGCCCGCCCCCACGCCCCGCACCCCACCGGTGACCAGGGCGACGGATCCGGAGAGATCCAATTCGATTGCCACCGTGCTAACCTACCAAGCACTTGCTTGTTTGGCCAACGAATGGACATGCGATGGGGATCAACCGTCACACCGAGACCTCGGGGATCGAGGTCGTCACGATCGACTTCCCGCCGGTCAACGCGTTCCCGGCCGCGGGCTGGTTCGCCCTCGCCGACGCCGTTCGCGAGGCCGGTCGCGATCCCGAGACCAAGGTCGTGGTGCTGCGTGCGGAGGGCCGCGGCTTCAACGCCGGGGTGGACATCAAGGAGATCCAGCGCAATCCCGGGCATCAGACCCTGATCGACCACAACACCGGCTGCTACGCGGCCTTCGGCGCGGTGTACGACTGCGAGGTCCCCGTCGTGGCGGCGGTGCAGGGCTTCTGCCTCGGCGGCGGGATCGGCCTGGTCGGCAACGCGGATGTGATCGTGGCCGCCGACGACGCCACCTTCGGGCTCCCGGAGGTCGAGCGCGGCGCCCTCGGCGCGGCCACCCACCTGTCCCGGCTGGTACCGCAGCACCTCATGCGGACGCTGTTCTTCACCGCGGGCACCGTCACCGCCGCCCAGCTGCACCACTTCGGCTCGGTGTACAAGGTGGTGCCGCGGGCCGAATTGGACGCCGCGGCAATGGAAGTGGCGAAGGACATCGCCGCCAAGGACGGCCGGGTGATCCGGGCCGCCAAACGCGCACTCAACGGTATCGACCCGCAGGACGTGCACCGGAGTTACCGATACGAGCAGGGTTTCACCTTCGAACTGAATCTGGCCGGGGTGGCCGACGAGATCCGCGCCCGGTTCGATGCCGACCTGGCGGCCCGGAAGGCGGGGAACTGATATGCGGGACAAGCGAATCTCGTTGGAAGAGGCCGTCTCCGGCCTGCGCAGCGGTATGACCATCGGTATCGGCGGCTGGGGTTCGCGACGCAAGCCGCTGGCCTTCGTCCGCGCGATCCTGCGCTCCGACGTCACCGATCTCACCGTGGTCACCTACGGCGGCGCCGATCTCGGCCTGCTGTGCTCGGCCGGGAAGGTGCGCAAGGCGTATTACGGCTTCGTATCCCTGGATTCGGCGCCCTTCTACGATCCGTGGTTCGCCGCGGCCCGCACCGGCGGCGAGATCGTGGCCCGGGAGATGGACGAGGGCATGGTGAAATGCGGTCTGCAGGCCGCCGCCGCGCGGTTGCCGTTCCTGCCGATCCGGGCCGGCCTCGGCTCCGATGTCGTGAACTTCTGGGACGGCGAACTGCGGACCGTGCAGTCCCCCTATCCGGACGCCGAGGGCCGCACCGAAACCCTGATCGCCATGCCCGCTCTACCTCTCGACGCCGCCTTCGTCCACCTGGACCTCGGCGACAAGCACGGCAACGCGGCCTACACCGGCGTCGACCCGTACATGGACGACCTGTTCTGCCTGGCGGCCGAGCGCCGCTATCTGTCGGTGGACCGGGTGGTGGAGACCGAGGAACTGGTGAAAGCCGTTCCGCAGCAAGCGATCATCCTCAATCGGATGATGGTCGACGCGGTGGTCGAGGCGCCCGGCGGCGCGCACTTCACCTTCTCCGGCAGCTACGGCCGCGACGAGCGGTTCCAGCGCCACTACGTGGCCGCCGCCGCGACCGCGGAGTCGTGGGCCGAGTTCAAGTCCCGGTACCTGGACGTCTCCGAGGCCGAATACCAGTCGGCCGTCCGCACTTTCGCCGAGGAGCAGCAGTGAACGACACCACCACCGGCACCCGCGCCGAGGTGTGCGCGATCGCCTGCGCCGAGATCTTCCGCGGCGCCGGCGAGATCATGGCCAGCCCGATGTCGCCGACGCCGATCATCGGCGCCCGGCTGGCCCGGCTCACCTTCGAACCGGATCTGCTGATCTCCGACGGCGAGGCGCTGTTGCTGGCCGAGACCCCCGCGCTGGGCGCCAAGGCCCCGATCGAGGGCTGGATCCCGTTCGGCAAGGTCTTCGACGTGGTGGCCTCCGGCCGCCGTCATGTCGTCATGGGCGCCAACCAGATCGACCGGCACGGTAATCAGAACCTCTCGGCCTTCGGCCCGTTGCAACAGCCGAAGCGCCAGATGTTCGGCGTGCGTGGCGCTCCCGGCAATACGATCAACCACCCGACCAGCTACTTCGTGCCCCGCCACACCACCCGGGTGTTCACCGACCGGGTCGACATCGTCTCCGGAATCGGTTACGACAAGGTCGATCCCGCGAATCCGGCGTTCCGGTTCCACCACCTGCACCGGGTGGTCAGCAATCTGGGCG
Encoded proteins:
- a CDS encoding enoyl-CoA hydratase family protein, with translation MGINRHTETSGIEVVTIDFPPVNAFPAAGWFALADAVREAGRDPETKVVVLRAEGRGFNAGVDIKEIQRNPGHQTLIDHNTGCYAAFGAVYDCEVPVVAAVQGFCLGGGIGLVGNADVIVAADDATFGLPEVERGALGAATHLSRLVPQHLMRTLFFTAGTVTAAQLHHFGSVYKVVPRAELDAAAMEVAKDIAAKDGRVIRAAKRALNGIDPQDVHRSYRYEQGFTFELNLAGVADEIRARFDADLAARKAGN
- a CDS encoding CoA transferase subunit A gives rise to the protein MRDKRISLEEAVSGLRSGMTIGIGGWGSRRKPLAFVRAILRSDVTDLTVVTYGGADLGLLCSAGKVRKAYYGFVSLDSAPFYDPWFAAARTGGEIVAREMDEGMVKCGLQAAAARLPFLPIRAGLGSDVVNFWDGELRTVQSPYPDAEGRTETLIAMPALPLDAAFVHLDLGDKHGNAAYTGVDPYMDDLFCLAAERRYLSVDRVVETEELVKAVPQQAIILNRMMVDAVVEAPGGAHFTFSGSYGRDERFQRHYVAAAATAESWAEFKSRYLDVSEAEYQSAVRTFAEEQQ
- a CDS encoding CoA-transferase subunit beta — protein: MNDTTTGTRAEVCAIACAEIFRGAGEIMASPMSPTPIIGARLARLTFEPDLLISDGEALLLAETPALGAKAPIEGWIPFGKVFDVVASGRRHVVMGANQIDRHGNQNLSAFGPLQQPKRQMFGVRGAPGNTINHPTSYFVPRHTTRVFTDRVDIVSGIGYDKVDPANPAFRFHHLHRVVSNLGVFDFGGPDHTLRALSLHPGVTAEEVAANTSFEVAGLDTAEPTRWPTEEELRLIRNVLDPKGLRDKEVSA